In Miniphocaeibacter halophilus, the following proteins share a genomic window:
- a CDS encoding prephenate dehydrogenase, which yields MDNNSLNRLKNMNITIAGLGMEGGSMALAIKEWIRPKKIYGISRTENTIKAAEALEAIDKGSINPQEILEDTDLLILSMYPSGIVEFLRKNQEFLKPGTVITDLAGTKKKLVPEILSFLRDDLDFIPGHPMAGNEFSGFLNADKAIFYNANYILTPTERNKPENIDLIKTLALEIKCKGVEITDIDTHDKKIAYASQLVHAISVAITNSPSYDDQVEYFVGGSFKDITRVARINPNLWTDAFLESKEDLLIEMDKFLKEFIKLKDALEIEDYEKIWNILEHSRQRRSREI from the coding sequence ATGGATAATAATAGTTTAAATAGATTAAAAAATATGAATATAACTATAGCAGGTCTAGGTATGGAAGGTGGTTCCATGGCGCTTGCTATAAAAGAATGGATAAGACCTAAAAAAATATATGGAATTTCCAGAACTGAGAATACTATAAAAGCAGCTGAAGCTTTAGAAGCGATTGACAAAGGTTCAATTAACCCACAGGAGATTTTAGAAGATACTGATTTGTTAATTTTATCTATGTATCCTTCAGGGATTGTTGAATTTTTAAGAAAAAATCAAGAATTTCTAAAACCCGGTACAGTAATAACCGACTTAGCCGGTACAAAGAAAAAATTAGTTCCTGAAATACTGTCCTTTTTAAGGGATGATTTAGACTTTATACCAGGTCATCCTATGGCAGGAAATGAATTTAGTGGATTTTTAAATGCCGATAAGGCAATTTTTTATAATGCAAATTATATATTAACTCCTACAGAGAGAAATAAACCGGAAAATATTGATTTAATTAAAACCTTGGCTTTGGAAATTAAATGCAAGGGTGTAGAAATAACTGATATTGACACTCATGATAAAAAAATAGCCTATGCAAGTCAACTAGTTCATGCAATTTCAGTAGCAATAACAAATTCACCATCCTATGATGATCAGGTTGAATATTTTGTCGGTGGAAGCTTTAAAGATATTACAAGAGTTGCAAGAATTAATCCAAATTTGTGGACAGATGCATTTTTAGAATCGAAGGAAGATCTATTAATTGAAATGGATAAATTTTTAAAGGAATTTATTAAATTGAAAGATGCCCTAGAAATTGAAGATTATGAAAAAATCTGGAATATTCTAGAGCATAGTCGTCAAAGACGTTCAAGAGAAATATAG
- a CDS encoding ABC transporter ATP-binding protein, with amino-acid sequence MENIIKINGLTKKFGNFEAVSNVNIEVKEKDIYGLIGKNGAGKTTLLRMIMGLSSPTSGNISLFGGKNEKENAINRKKIGFYIGQSFFPYLNAKENIEYHRRMKGVKGRKETRRVLEIVGLKNVNKPFKSFSMGMKQRLGLAAAMLGNPELIVLDEPINGLDPQGIVDIRNIINILNEEYNTTIIVSSHILSELDLVASKFGIIDHGKLLEEISFEELHKKTTSAIIIKVDNVEKTRNILNDKFNIENINITNHSTLIVNDNIDHLNIINKTMVENNIDVFEIYKRESSLEDYYFDLIGGKNND; translated from the coding sequence ATGGAAAATATTATAAAAATTAATGGACTTACTAAGAAGTTTGGAAACTTTGAAGCTGTAAGCAATGTGAATATAGAAGTTAAGGAGAAGGATATATACGGTTTAATAGGGAAAAATGGTGCAGGAAAGACCACTCTATTAAGAATGATAATGGGACTTTCCAGTCCGACTTCAGGAAATATATCTTTATTTGGTGGAAAAAACGAGAAAGAAAATGCAATAAATAGAAAAAAAATAGGCTTTTATATTGGTCAGAGTTTTTTCCCTTATTTAAATGCAAAGGAAAATATTGAATATCATAGGAGGATGAAGGGAGTTAAGGGTAGAAAAGAAACTAGAAGAGTTTTAGAAATTGTTGGCTTAAAAAATGTTAATAAGCCCTTTAAATCTTTTTCTATGGGAATGAAGCAAAGATTAGGACTTGCCGCAGCCATGCTTGGAAATCCGGAATTAATAGTACTAGATGAACCAATAAATGGATTGGACCCTCAAGGTATTGTCGATATAAGAAATATTATAAATATATTAAATGAGGAATATAATACGACTATAATCGTATCTTCCCATATATTAAGCGAATTGGATTTAGTAGCAAGTAAGTTTGGGATAATAGACCATGGTAAACTTTTAGAGGAAATATCCTTTGAAGAACTTCATAAAAAAACAACATCAGCTATTATAATTAAGGTTGATAACGTTGAAAAGACAAGGAATATTTTAAATGATAAATTCAATATAGAAAACATAAATATTACTAATCATTCTACGTTAATAGTAAATGATAATATAGACCATTTAAATATTATTAATAAAACTATGGTAGAAAATAATATTGATGTTTTTGAAATATATAAAAGAGAAAGCTCTTTAGAAGATTATTACTTCGATTTAATAGGAGGCAAAAATAATGACTAA
- a CDS encoding YxeA family protein: MKKGIKLIVGIVIIALIAVIAVKGKEYYENRYTGTYYYTMIPMDEPVELEEMKDDRGEVVGQGKKYKLKSYDEKGERLLEFSVNTEDKDKLFKPGTFLKIKASKEIVLGEEIISKDEVPEDILVKIEEGK, translated from the coding sequence ATGAAAAAAGGTATAAAATTAATAGTAGGAATAGTAATAATAGCTTTAATTGCTGTTATAGCAGTAAAAGGTAAAGAATATTATGAAAATAGATATACAGGGACTTATTACTATACAATGATTCCAATGGATGAACCAGTGGAATTAGAGGAGATGAAAGACGATAGAGGTGAAGTAGTAGGACAGGGCAAGAAATATAAATTAAAATCCTATGATGAAAAAGGTGAAAGATTATTAGAATTTTCTGTAAATACAGAAGATAAGGATAAATTATTTAAACCGGGAACTTTTTTGAAAATAAAGGCTAGTAAGGAAATAGTCTTAGGTGAAGAAATAATTTCAAAAGATGAAGTTCCAGAAGATATACTAGTAAAAATAGAAGAAGGTAAATAA
- the ileS gene encoding isoleucine--tRNA ligase, translating to MSKFKDLSKAPVKEREIEISKYWKEIDLLHETVNQRPKDKNYIFYDGPPTANGRPGIHHVISRTLKDMTCRYKTMKGYRVKKKAGWDTHGLPVEIEVEKKLGLHSKKEIEEYGVEAFNKECRNSVFTYEQAWREMSERMAFMADMDNPYITLDNDYIETVWWLLDGMFKKGLVYEGAKILPYCPRCGTGLASHEVAQGYKMIKTQTVYVAFKRKDVDEYFLAWTTTPWTLLSNVALTVGPDVDYILAELGGEKYYIAKALADKVLGEDYKILKELKGKDMEYMEYEQILPFFKPDKKAFFVTTADYVSTEDGTGIVHTAPAFGEDDYQTGRRYNLPLINPVNEEGKFVGSPWDGQFVMDADHDIIHYLFDNGKAFRKQKVEHNYPHCWRCGTPLIYYSKPSWYIEVTKLKEQLIDENNKVNWYPDFVGEKRFGNWLENLNDWAISRSRYWGTPFPVWKCEEGHTTSVGSRKELKERAIEDISEDIELHRPYVDDVHLTCEKCGKPMTREKDVIDVWFDSGAMPFAQQHYPFENKENFFEELFPADFINEGIDQTRGWFYSLLAISVLTTGKAPYKNVLVNDLILDKEGKKMSKSRGNTLDPIELFDKFGADVVRFYSLYVSPPWVPTKFDVDGLREVDSKFFRSFKNTYNFFQLYANTDNIDPRDFYIEPENRPEIDRWILSRYNNLLKLYNENMEIFEVTKVVRAISDFVIEDVSNWYIRRNRRRFWKTEIDDDKKAVYNTTYEILLGVTKLIAPFTPFMAEEIYRNLTDKTSVHLDYLPEVEDSLINEQLEEKMEVVRNLVALGRASREEVNIKVRQPLTEIVVDAKYEKLISDLVPLIKEELNIKNVKFEKDLSEFMNYELKPDFKVAGRILGKKIKEFQNYLKGVDAKKFVSDLEDGDLEVELSGESTTIKREYIEVRVSAKEGFDVIMENNLFVILDTTITPELKAEGYAREFISKVQQMRKANDYDVLDNIKISYVPTEAIKSAVKEFEDFIKKETLAREILAVESLNGETVDLNGEEVVIELNRI from the coding sequence AGACCAAAGGACAAAAATTATATTTTTTATGATGGACCTCCAACAGCAAATGGCAGGCCTGGAATTCACCATGTAATATCCAGAACTTTAAAGGATATGACTTGTCGTTATAAAACCATGAAAGGCTATAGAGTAAAGAAAAAAGCAGGTTGGGACACTCATGGTTTGCCAGTAGAAATTGAAGTTGAAAAGAAATTAGGACTTCACAGTAAAAAGGAAATAGAGGAATATGGTGTAGAAGCCTTTAATAAGGAATGTAGAAACTCTGTATTCACCTATGAGCAAGCATGGAGAGAAATGTCAGAAAGAATGGCGTTTATGGCTGACATGGATAATCCATATATAACTTTGGACAATGACTATATAGAAACTGTTTGGTGGCTACTAGATGGTATGTTTAAAAAGGGTCTTGTTTATGAGGGAGCTAAAATTTTACCATATTGTCCAAGATGTGGAACCGGACTTGCTTCTCATGAAGTAGCTCAAGGCTATAAGATGATAAAAACTCAAACTGTATATGTTGCCTTTAAAAGAAAGGACGTAGATGAGTATTTTCTAGCTTGGACAACAACACCTTGGACTTTATTATCCAATGTTGCCTTAACAGTTGGACCGGACGTAGATTATATTCTAGCTGAACTAGGTGGAGAGAAGTACTATATTGCCAAGGCTTTAGCAGATAAAGTTCTAGGAGAGGACTATAAAATATTAAAAGAGCTTAAAGGTAAAGACATGGAGTATATGGAATATGAGCAAATACTTCCATTTTTTAAACCCGATAAAAAAGCTTTCTTTGTAACAACAGCAGACTATGTATCAACAGAAGATGGTACAGGTATAGTTCATACTGCACCGGCATTTGGAGAAGATGACTATCAAACTGGAAGAAGATATAACTTACCGTTAATTAACCCGGTAAATGAAGAAGGGAAATTTGTCGGCTCTCCTTGGGATGGTCAATTTGTTATGGACGCAGACCATGACATAATCCATTACCTATTTGATAATGGTAAGGCATTTAGAAAACAGAAAGTAGAACATAATTATCCTCATTGCTGGAGATGTGGAACTCCATTAATCTACTATTCAAAACCATCCTGGTATATTGAAGTTACAAAATTAAAAGAACAATTAATTGATGAAAATAATAAGGTGAATTGGTATCCTGATTTTGTTGGAGAAAAGAGATTTGGAAACTGGTTGGAAAACTTAAATGACTGGGCAATTTCCCGCTCAAGATATTGGGGAACACCATTCCCGGTATGGAAATGTGAAGAAGGTCATACAACATCAGTAGGCTCAAGGAAGGAACTGAAAGAAAGAGCAATAGAGGATATTTCTGAAGATATTGAACTACACAGACCTTATGTTGATGATGTTCATTTAACATGTGAAAAATGCGGTAAGCCAATGACTAGGGAAAAAGACGTTATAGACGTTTGGTTTGACTCCGGTGCAATGCCTTTTGCACAACAACATTATCCATTTGAAAATAAGGAGAATTTCTTTGAAGAACTTTTCCCAGCAGATTTTATAAATGAGGGAATAGATCAAACAAGAGGATGGTTTTATTCCTTACTTGCAATATCTGTATTAACAACAGGAAAAGCACCTTATAAAAATGTACTGGTAAATGACTTAATCCTTGACAAAGAAGGAAAGAAAATGAGTAAATCCAGAGGAAACACACTGGATCCAATAGAACTTTTCGACAAATTTGGAGCTGATGTTGTAAGATTTTATTCCTTATATGTATCACCACCATGGGTTCCAACTAAATTTGATGTTGATGGATTAAGAGAAGTAGACAGCAAATTCTTTAGATCCTTTAAAAACACTTATAATTTCTTCCAATTATATGCAAATACAGATAATATAGATCCTAGAGATTTTTATATAGAACCGGAAAATAGACCGGAAATAGATAGATGGATACTTTCAAGATACAATAATCTATTAAAATTATATAATGAAAACATGGAAATATTTGAAGTTACAAAAGTTGTAAGAGCAATTTCCGACTTTGTAATTGAAGATGTTTCTAACTGGTATATAAGAAGAAATAGAAGAAGATTTTGGAAAACGGAAATAGATGACGATAAAAAAGCCGTTTATAATACAACCTATGAAATACTTCTAGGAGTAACTAAATTAATAGCACCATTTACACCATTTATGGCAGAGGAAATATATCGTAATTTAACAGATAAAACTTCAGTTCATTTAGATTATCTTCCGGAAGTAGAAGACTCTTTAATTAACGAACAATTAGAAGAAAAAATGGAAGTAGTAAGAAATTTAGTAGCCCTAGGTAGAGCATCAAGGGAAGAAGTTAATATTAAAGTAAGACAGCCTTTAACAGAAATAGTTGTTGACGCTAAATATGAGAAGTTAATTTCAGACTTAGTTCCATTAATAAAAGAAGAACTTAATATTAAAAATGTTAAGTTTGAAAAAGACCTTTCAGAATTTATGAACTATGAATTAAAACCTGACTTTAAAGTAGCAGGAAGAATATTAGGAAAGAAAATAAAAGAATTCCAAAACTACCTTAAGGGTGTAGATGCTAAGAAGTTCGTTTCAGATTTAGAAGATGGAGATTTAGAAGTAGAACTTTCAGGAGAAAGTACTACAATAAAAAGAGAGTATATTGAAGTTAGAGTATCTGCAAAAGAAGGATTTGACGTAATAATGGAAAACAATCTATTTGTAATACTTGACACAACAATAACTCCTGAACTTAAAGCAGAAGGATATGCTAGAGAATTTATATCTAAAGTTCAACAGATGAGAAAAGCAAATGATTATGACGTGCTGGACAATATTAAAATTAGCTATGTACCTACAGAAGCAATAAAATCAGCTGTAAAAGAATTTGAAGATTTTATTAAAAAGGAAACATTAGCAAGGGAAATACTTGCAGTAGAAAGTCTTAATGGGGAAACAGTAGATTTAAATGGGGAGGAAGTAGTAATAGAATTAAATAGAATTTAG
- a CDS encoding prephenate dehydratase: MKIGYQGVPGAYSEVATIKFFGEKGYEAVGYDNFRSLIKDLSNNSLDYAVLPIENSTTGIIYRTMDLIRHNNIFAIGEVFVPIHHQLIGFPDATFEDIKDVYSHPEALSQCNYFFEYNEQLNPVSWKDTSESVDYIKRNNLKTSAALASKRAAEIYEMKILRENVQDIYYNTTRFLIFKNSVDIPENANKTTMYFQVKHSPGALLSALQCFADEKLNLINLNSRPLGNENIFQYGFFVEVDASLNSENMQRTIETIKPHVTVTNIIGSYPKGELPFK; encoded by the coding sequence ATGAAAATTGGTTATCAAGGTGTGCCTGGTGCATACAGCGAAGTTGCTACAATTAAATTTTTTGGAGAAAAAGGTTACGAGGCTGTTGGCTATGACAATTTTAGAAGCTTAATTAAAGATTTATCCAACAACAGCTTGGATTATGCTGTTTTACCTATTGAAAATTCAACAACTGGAATAATTTACAGAACAATGGATCTAATAAGACATAATAATATTTTTGCCATTGGTGAAGTTTTTGTACCTATCCATCATCAATTAATAGGTTTTCCAGACGCTACTTTTGAGGATATTAAAGATGTTTATTCCCATCCAGAAGCATTAAGTCAATGTAATTATTTTTTTGAATACAATGAACAATTAAATCCGGTTTCTTGGAAGGACACTTCTGAAAGTGTTGATTATATAAAGAGAAATAATCTAAAGACCTCTGCTGCTCTTGCAAGTAAAAGAGCTGCAGAAATATATGAAATGAAAATACTAAGGGAAAATGTTCAGGATATTTATTATAATACTACAAGGTTTTTAATCTTTAAAAACTCTGTGGATATACCTGAAAACGCCAACAAAACAACTATGTATTTCCAAGTAAAACATAGTCCCGGTGCATTACTTTCTGCATTACAGTGTTTTGCCGATGAAAAATTAAATTTAATAAATCTTAATTCAAGACCTTTAGGAAATGAAAATATATTTCAATATGGTTTCTTTGTTGAAGTTGATGCAAGTTTAAACTCTGAAAATATGCAAAGAACTATTGAAACCATTAAGCCACATGTTACAGTAACAAATATAATAGGAAGCTACCCAAAGGGTGAACTTCCTTTTAAATAA